One window of the Peptacetobacter hiranonis genome contains the following:
- a CDS encoding SMI1/KNR4 family protein → MDILNDVSCEKMTFENYDFTDFWDDIDYSLDEYVEEYPSDEMIESVEKELGYKLPESYIWLMKQHNGGITTKSCFPTNEPTTWAEDHVAITGISGIGRKKRYSLCGEFGSQFMIDEWEYPAIGVAICDCPSAGHDMIFLDYRECGPKGEPKVVHVDQEHDYKITYLADTFEEFICGLKDEEFFEDDFDD, encoded by the coding sequence ATGGATATTTTAAATGATGTAAGTTGTGAAAAAATGACATTTGAGAATTATGATTTTACAGATTTCTGGGATGACATAGATTATTCATTAGATGAATATGTTGAAGAATATCCTTCTGATGAAATGATTGAAAGTGTAGAAAAAGAATTAGGATATAAGTTACCAGAGTCATATATTTGGCTGATGAAGCAGCATAATGGAGGTATCACTACAAAATCATGCTTTCCAACAAATGAGCCAACTACTTGGGCAGAGGATCACGTTGCTATTACCGGTATTTCAGGTATTGGAAGAAAAAAGAGATATTCTCTTTGCGGAGAATTTGGTAGCCAGTTTATGATTGATGAATGGGAATATCCTGCTATTGGAGTTGCTATATGCGATTGTCCAAGTGCTGGACATGATATGATTTTCTTAGATTATAGAGAATGTGGACCTAAAGGTGAGCCAAAAGTTGTTCATGTTGACCAAGAACATGATTACAAGATTACTTATCTTGCAGATACTTTTGAGGAATTTATCTGTGGGCTAAAGGATGAGGAATTCTTTGAAGATGATTTTGATGATTAA
- a CDS encoding DUF4241 domain-containing protein produces MPSKEWLTKYESKKESLRCKIDLDAYFTENKIGKINLDVLNIGKVSFPTGKIIACDPLIELEDAPAYIQNIPPGNYNVDISVALSEKFGDRYSCVKVLINDNKPAYYDLGVIGNEDLDEELEDDEYFGFCVDAGMGCILDESTQAAFKEYWEQRCEKEEGIDPYNDLFCDLLEESYDKYPKYQREGGDWLNWAIPETELNIPIFASGWGDGVYPVYFGYDDNDEICGVYILFIDVTDDTFD; encoded by the coding sequence ATGCCTAGTAAAGAATGGTTAACTAAGTACGAAAGTAAGAAAGAATCACTTAGATGCAAAATAGATTTAGATGCATACTTTACAGAAAACAAGATAGGAAAAATAAATCTTGATGTTTTGAATATCGGTAAAGTTTCTTTTCCAACAGGAAAAATAATTGCCTGTGATCCATTAATTGAACTTGAGGATGCACCAGCTTATATTCAAAATATTCCTCCTGGAAATTATAATGTAGATATTTCTGTTGCATTAAGTGAGAAATTTGGAGACCGATATTCATGTGTAAAGGTTTTGATTAATGATAATAAACCAGCTTATTATGATTTAGGTGTGATTGGAAATGAGGACTTAGACGAGGAGCTAGAGGATGATGAGTATTTTGGATTTTGTGTAGATGCGGGAATGGGATGTATTCTCGATGAAAGTACTCAAGCAGCATTTAAAGAATATTGGGAGCAGAGATGCGAGAAAGAGGAAGGAATTGATCCATATAACGACTTATTCTGTGATTTGTTAGAAGAGAGTTATGATAAATATCCAAAATACCAGCGTGAAGGTGGAGATTGGTTGAATTGGGCGATTCCTGAAACAGAGCTGAATATTCCTATATTTGCTTCTGGTTGGGGCGATGGTGTGTACCCTGTTTATTTTGGATATGATGATAATGACGAGATTTGTGGTGTTTATATCTTGTTTATTGATGTTACTGATGATACTTTTGATTAG
- a CDS encoding DUF7916 family protein, whose amino-acid sequence MKRFLNCNASDFEKMTKSELIESIAASEGRIVVCETIGAVPQMLGDVTNAEFAASMGADIILLNIFDVNNPVMHGLPADVKPEDYIRKIKELTGRPVGLNLEPLEEGVASTVETDEWAGLSSGRAGTLENAKKAVEMGADFIVLTGNPGIGVTNKAITDTLKLYRKELGDSVVLIAGKMHAAGILGEAGEKIITRNDVKEFSEAGADIILMPAPGTVPGITMEYIRGLVSYAHELGKLTLTSIGTSQEGADVSTIKNIALMCKMAGTDLHHLGDSGYMGMALPENIFEYGKVIRGVRHTYHRMAASIKR is encoded by the coding sequence ATGAAAAGATTTTTAAACTGTAACGCATCTGATTTTGAAAAAATGACAAAATCAGAACTTATCGAATCAATAGCAGCCAGTGAAGGAAGAATAGTAGTTTGCGAAACTATAGGTGCTGTTCCTCAGATGCTTGGCGATGTAACAAACGCAGAATTTGCTGCATCAATGGGAGCTGATATAATACTTCTAAACATATTTGATGTAAACAACCCTGTTATGCATGGACTTCCTGCTGATGTTAAACCAGAAGATTACATAAGAAAAATCAAAGAACTTACAGGTAGACCAGTTGGTTTAAACCTTGAACCACTTGAAGAAGGTGTTGCTAGTACTGTTGAAACTGATGAATGGGCTGGATTATCTTCAGGACGTGCAGGTACTTTAGAAAATGCTAAAAAAGCAGTTGAAATGGGTGCTGACTTCATAGTACTTACTGGAAACCCTGGTATAGGTGTTACAAATAAAGCTATAACAGATACTCTAAAACTTTACAGAAAAGAACTTGGAGATAGCGTTGTTTTAATAGCTGGTAAAATGCACGCAGCTGGTATACTTGGTGAAGCTGGTGAAAAAATAATAACTAGAAATGATGTTAAAGAATTCTCTGAAGCAGGAGCAGATATAATATTAATGCCTGCACCAGGTACAGTTCCTGGAATAACTATGGAATATATAAGAGGACTTGTATCTTATGCTCACGAGCTAGGAAAATTAACTCTTACTTCAATAGGTACTTCTCAGGAAGGTGCTGATGTTTCAACTATAAAAAATATAGCCCTTATGTGCAAAATGGCTGGAACAGATCTTCATCATTTAGGAGATTCAGGATATATGGGAATGGCACTTCCAGAAAATATATTTGAATACGGTAAAGTGATAAGAGGGGTAAGACATACATACCACAGAATGGCTGCATCTATAAAGAGATAG
- a CDS encoding DUF4261 domain-containing protein, which yields MDFKMLLEKCQIWNEDGNYAKIIEELEKIPYENRTPETDSELARAYANIAEPSDRELFKKAIDLLVPHEEYFEGDHCWNFRMAYAYYYLEQEGLALRYFEKALEARPGDEDTKLFINDCKKCIAFPRFTMSFRERTQAAWNRFVEEEEEIRHIMDEDKNHERGEEIIDKCEDILNIAFDNIAFEMGYNGEKYEIILTPEGDKVKLFELVYFANHVPESILDNWNILVGRQANENIGLRIDDLDISGEDVEVWVEKADKEMFNLSVYCEKLLPLIDEDENKVWWILTTLTDQILGEISHMRYIYSFDVLKAKRDDESIKLSKLPEKLEEMGSELSNDAENYLELYTGYEMNPNDDPDADLRFDIIAGSSCCLALINGYFNDDDFYMDELHADGVVAGFICYPIDTLREEEGSEKIFAFRDKLEESLKEECGDDAFKFIGGATGVNCGYIDFIAWDLKTVLYIAKDIFDESDIPWATFHTFRRTAGTISLKNEENDDKIDDLEYSDMDLEGEEKGHFLGFVLMSEGIWDKQQFICDLKEKWDIVAEEDGDKRDDSLVFEIDNMIAAVSLFQYPIPEGEAEINAENNYMWPEAVEVTKEHKAHIMIAVLGNEENTIEKGKLFTKLAATCCNQKYATGVYTSGVVFEPAFYENVADVMKEGELPIYNWIWFGMYKNENGLNAYTYGMYLFGKDEMEVLNVEADPEELRDFLVGITYYVIEGDVELQDGETIGCSEEDIHKIERSEGVSIPGMTLKISYEAEEY from the coding sequence ATGGATTTTAAAATGTTATTAGAAAAATGTCAGATTTGGAATGAAGATGGTAATTATGCAAAGATTATTGAAGAATTAGAAAAGATTCCTTATGAAAACCGAACTCCAGAAACAGATAGTGAGCTTGCTCGTGCTTATGCCAATATAGCCGAGCCTAGTGATAGAGAACTGTTCAAAAAAGCAATCGATTTGCTAGTTCCTCATGAAGAATATTTTGAGGGAGATCATTGTTGGAATTTCCGTATGGCATATGCTTATTATTATTTAGAACAGGAAGGGCTTGCACTAAGATATTTTGAAAAAGCTTTAGAAGCACGTCCAGGAGATGAAGATACTAAATTATTTATCAATGATTGTAAAAAGTGTATTGCTTTTCCAAGATTTACAATGAGTTTTAGAGAAAGAACTCAAGCAGCATGGAATAGATTTGTTGAAGAGGAAGAAGAAATTCGTCATATTATGGATGAGGACAAAAATCACGAAAGAGGCGAAGAGATAATTGATAAATGTGAGGATATACTTAACATAGCTTTTGATAATATTGCCTTTGAAATGGGATATAATGGCGAAAAATATGAAATTATTCTTACTCCAGAAGGCGATAAAGTCAAACTGTTTGAGCTTGTATATTTTGCTAACCATGTTCCAGAAAGTATATTGGATAATTGGAATATATTGGTTGGAAGACAGGCAAATGAAAATATTGGTTTAAGGATTGATGATTTAGATATAAGTGGAGAAGATGTAGAGGTTTGGGTTGAAAAAGCAGACAAAGAGATGTTTAATTTATCTGTATATTGCGAAAAATTACTTCCTCTAATTGATGAGGATGAGAATAAGGTTTGGTGGATATTGACTACACTTACTGATCAAATTTTGGGTGAAATTTCTCACATGAGATATATTTATTCATTTGATGTTTTAAAAGCTAAAAGAGATGACGAATCAATAAAACTTTCAAAACTTCCTGAAAAACTTGAAGAAATGGGAAGTGAGTTATCAAATGATGCAGAAAATTATTTAGAACTTTATACAGGATATGAAATGAACCCTAATGATGATCCCGATGCGGATTTGAGATTTGATATTATTGCTGGCTCTAGCTGTTGTCTAGCTTTAATCAATGGATATTTTAATGATGATGATTTCTATATGGATGAACTTCATGCTGACGGTGTAGTAGCAGGATTTATATGCTATCCAATAGATACTTTAAGAGAAGAAGAAGGAAGCGAAAAGATATTTGCTTTTAGAGATAAATTAGAAGAAAGTCTTAAAGAGGAATGTGGAGATGATGCATTTAAATTTATTGGTGGAGCAACAGGTGTAAATTGTGGTTATATTGATTTTATCGCATGGGATTTAAAAACTGTTTTATACATAGCTAAGGATATCTTTGATGAAAGTGATATTCCTTGGGCTACATTCCATACTTTCCGCCGAACTGCGGGAACAATAAGTTTAAAAAACGAAGAAAATGATGATAAAATTGATGATTTAGAATACAGTGATATGGATTTAGAAGGTGAAGAAAAGGGGCATTTTTTAGGATTTGTACTAATGTCTGAAGGAATATGGGATAAGCAACAATTTATCTGTGATTTAAAAGAAAAATGGGATATCGTCGCTGAAGAAGATGGAGATAAAAGAGACGATAGCCTAGTATTTGAAATAGATAATATGATTGCAGCAGTAAGTCTGTTCCAATATCCTATTCCAGAGGGTGAAGCAGAAATAAATGCAGAAAATAATTATATGTGGCCAGAAGCAGTTGAAGTGACTAAAGAACACAAGGCTCATATTATGATTGCGGTTCTAGGAAATGAAGAAAATACAATAGAAAAAGGCAAATTATTTACAAAATTAGCAGCCACTTGCTGTAATCAAAAATATGCTACTGGAGTTTACACTAGTGGCGTTGTATTTGAACCTGCCTTTTATGAAAATGTCGCAGATGTTATGAAAGAAGGGGAACTACCTATTTATAACTGGATTTGGTTTGGAATGTATAAAAATGAAAATGGATTAAATGCCTATACATACGGTATGTATTTATTTGGCAAGGATGAAATGGAAGTTTTAAATGTAGAAGCAGATCCTGAGGAGCTGAGAGATTTCTTAGTGGGAATTACTTATTATGTGATAGAAGGTGATGTTGAGCTTCAGGACGGAGAAACAATAGGTTGTTCAGAAGAGGACATACATAAAATTGAAAGAAGTGAAGGTGTTTCAATACCAGGAATGACTTTGAAAATTTCTTATGAAGCAGAAGAGTATTAG
- the thiM gene encoding hydroxyethylthiazole kinase, which translates to MLKSTIENVREISPLIHNITNYVTVNDVANIILACGASPIMADDSEEVEDITSVCTALNINIGTLNRNTIPSMILAGKKANELNHPTVLDPVGVGASALRNKTAKELLENVKFSVIRGNVSEIKFLATGIGAGKGVDAAVGDAVTEENLDSMVEFAKSFSKETGSIIAITGAIDLVADAERCFVIRNGRAEMGKITGTGCQLSGLIASFIAANQDNMLEATAAAVIDMGLSGEIGWSNMEKTDGNSTYRNRIIDAIYNMDGNKLEEGAKFEIK; encoded by the coding sequence ATGTTAAAATCAACTATTGAAAATGTAAGAGAAATATCACCACTTATCCACAATATCACTAATTACGTTACTGTAAACGATGTTGCAAATATAATATTAGCTTGTGGTGCAAGCCCTATCATGGCCGACGATTCTGAGGAAGTTGAGGATATAACTTCTGTTTGTACTGCCTTAAATATAAATATCGGTACACTTAATAGAAACACAATCCCTTCTATGATATTAGCTGGTAAAAAAGCGAACGAATTAAATCACCCAACTGTACTAGATCCTGTTGGTGTAGGTGCGAGTGCTTTAAGAAACAAAACTGCTAAAGAACTTCTTGAAAATGTAAAATTCTCTGTAATAAGAGGAAATGTTTCAGAAATAAAATTCTTAGCTACTGGTATCGGAGCTGGAAAAGGTGTCGACGCAGCTGTTGGAGATGCAGTTACTGAAGAAAATCTTGACTCTATGGTAGAATTTGCAAAATCATTTTCAAAAGAAACAGGTAGTATAATTGCAATAACTGGTGCTATAGACTTAGTTGCTGATGCTGAAAGATGCTTTGTAATCAGAAATGGTAGAGCTGAAATGGGAAAAATAACTGGAACTGGATGTCAGCTTTCTGGACTAATTGCATCATTTATCGCTGCAAATCAGGACAATATGCTTGAAGCAACTGCAGCTGCTGTAATAGATATGGGACTTTCTGGAGAAATTGGTTGGTCTAATATGGAAAAAACTGACGGAAACTCTACTTACAGAAATAGAATAATCGACGCTATATATAATATGGATGGAAATAAATTGGAAGAAGGTGCTAAATTTGAAATCAAGTAA
- a CDS encoding CPBP family intramembrane glutamic endopeptidase — protein MNNVEKKQISVFFGIALMFMIALSIMYYQDRNPDLLLYMIFSPALAALITRMICREGLRNMFLKINIKRNKKTYIKTLLFTPFIIYFGAVINYIIFHSGVKLLGMVTVYNLQYTSMFEYLKSVTYEVSNLAIIFPIYGIIQSFCEEFAWRGYLLPRMCKIMKPDKAAVLNGFLWGVWQLPIIMILYMKVAENPLNGAVMLLIMSTSVGVIQSYLLYKTESLWCPVLFNLSLNIINIYNPASIFVNVAAGNSISHVLPGVVGMAGLVIAGMLCYRESKRVYVNFLVGWTFLKLFLVIRLCYKKYINLFYKNIKSFIEQSGMNLLTYKKCIMSKFTKTIDNM, from the coding sequence ATGAATAATGTAGAAAAGAAACAAATATCTGTGTTTTTCGGAATAGCTCTTATGTTTATGATAGCTCTTTCAATTATGTATTATCAAGATAGAAATCCGGATTTATTATTGTATATGATCTTCTCACCAGCATTGGCAGCATTAATAACTAGAATGATTTGCAGAGAAGGTCTTAGAAATATGTTCTTGAAGATAAACATCAAAAGGAATAAAAAGACTTACATAAAAACATTGCTTTTTACTCCTTTCATAATATACTTTGGAGCAGTTATAAACTATATAATATTCCATTCAGGGGTTAAATTATTGGGGATGGTGACAGTTTACAATCTTCAGTATACAAGTATGTTTGAATATTTGAAGAGTGTTACATATGAGGTTTCAAATTTAGCGATAATCTTCCCAATCTATGGTATAATTCAGAGCTTTTGTGAGGAATTTGCTTGGAGAGGTTATCTTCTTCCAAGAATGTGCAAGATTATGAAACCAGATAAGGCAGCTGTACTTAATGGATTTTTATGGGGAGTATGGCAGTTGCCGATAATTATGATTTTATATATGAAAGTAGCGGAGAATCCGTTAAATGGAGCAGTGATGCTTTTAATTATGAGTACATCAGTAGGTGTTATTCAGTCTTATTTACTTTATAAGACAGAGTCGCTTTGGTGTCCGGTGTTATTCAATTTATCGTTGAATATTATAAATATATATAATCCAGCTTCTATTTTTGTTAATGTTGCAGCTGGGAATTCAATAAGTCATGTTCTTCCTGGTGTTGTGGGAATGGCAGGACTTGTAATAGCAGGAATGTTATGCTATAGAGAAAGTAAAAGAGTATATGTAAACTTTTTAGTAGGATGGACTTTTTTGAAATTATTTTTGGTGATAAGGCTATGCTATAAAAAATATATAAATTTATTTTATAAAAATATTAAATCTTTTATTGAACAATCTGGTATGAATTTACTAACTTATAAGAAGTGTATAATGTCAAAATTTACCAAAACTATTGATAATATGTAG
- a CDS encoding patatin-like phospholipase family protein, whose product MKTGLLLEGGAMRGLYTAGVLDVFMENNIKIDGIIGVSAGALFGMNYKSKQHGRVLRYNKNYATSKEYMGFHSWITTGNVMNKEFCFNKLVNELDPVDFDTYKNSDEEFYATVTNIETGKPEYIKLDDFRDKNQIEYLRASGSMPFLSTPVCVKGKSYLDGGISDSIPIDKIMSMGYDRVIVVLTRPEDYRKKKSNELMPKLFYRKYPNLISTINNRYKVYNEELEKVNELEKEKKIFVLRPSRLVDIKRIERDLDKIQEMYDLGREDASNKLLSLKEYLSL is encoded by the coding sequence ATGAAAACAGGATTATTATTAGAAGGTGGAGCGATGCGTGGTTTGTACACTGCAGGTGTTCTTGATGTGTTTATGGAAAATAACATAAAAATCGATGGGATAATAGGTGTTTCTGCTGGGGCATTGTTTGGAATGAACTACAAATCAAAGCAGCATGGTAGAGTGTTGAGATATAATAAAAATTATGCAACAAGCAAGGAATACATGGGATTTCATTCGTGGATAACTACGGGAAATGTTATGAACAAGGAATTTTGTTTTAACAAGCTTGTAAATGAGCTAGATCCAGTTGATTTCGATACATATAAAAATAGCGACGAGGAATTTTATGCAACTGTGACAAATATCGAAACTGGAAAACCAGAGTATATTAAGCTAGATGATTTTAGAGATAAGAATCAGATTGAGTATTTGCGTGCATCTGGATCTATGCCATTTTTATCAACTCCAGTTTGTGTGAAGGGTAAGAGCTATTTAGATGGTGGAATTTCTGATAGTATCCCAATAGATAAGATTATGAGCATGGGCTACGATAGAGTGATTGTAGTACTTACAAGACCTGAGGACTATAGAAAGAAAAAATCAAACGAGCTTATGCCTAAACTTTTCTATCGCAAGTATCCTAATTTGATTTCTACTATAAATAATAGATATAAAGTGTACAATGAGGAGCTTGAAAAGGTAAATGAGCTTGAAAAAGAGAAGAAGATTTTTGTATTAAGACCTTCAAGACTTGTAGATATCAAGAGAATTGAAAGAGATTTGGATAAAATTCAGGAAATGTACGATTTAGGAAGAGAAGATGCAAGTAACAAACTTTTATCTTTAAAAGAATATTTAAGCCTTTAA
- a CDS encoding DUF4275 family protein, with translation MKRYSKYLVSGVVFFAILSLVSYFLKLNWNIQILLFVTIVYIVFSFISDVFIAKKFAKNPAADVENLSEEESEKLKNLIDKGVLFLHVPKKPIAEQWDKEFDALVSEEAKENKKNYSDQFKWHLFSFDLLPALTGNEAKAAFDKEEKHELYLFFEYAEQTYIIGNANLLNAKDIDELFEKSDLESSDFYFFDPLNSWTYVIPHEEELGPYFYKAK, from the coding sequence ATGAAAAGATACTCAAAATATTTAGTAAGTGGTGTTGTATTCTTTGCAATACTATCGCTTGTCAGCTACTTCCTAAAACTAAACTGGAATATACAAATTCTTTTATTTGTAACTATTGTTTACATAGTGTTTAGTTTCATAAGCGATGTATTTATAGCAAAAAAATTCGCTAAAAATCCAGCTGCAGATGTAGAAAATTTGAGCGAAGAAGAATCTGAAAAACTTAAAAATTTAATAGACAAAGGTGTTCTATTCTTACATGTACCTAAAAAGCCTATCGCTGAGCAGTGGGATAAAGAATTTGATGCTTTAGTTTCTGAGGAAGCAAAAGAAAATAAAAAGAACTACTCTGACCAGTTCAAATGGCATTTATTTAGCTTTGACCTTCTTCCTGCTCTTACAGGTAACGAAGCAAAAGCAGCTTTTGATAAAGAAGAAAAACATGAGCTTTACCTATTCTTTGAATATGCAGAACAGACATATATAATTGGAAACGCAAATTTACTTAATGCAAAAGATATAGATGAGTTATTTGAAAAAAGCGATTTAGAATCATCAGATTTCTATTTCTTCGATCCACTAAACAGTTGGACTTATGTAATACCTCACGAAGAAGAACTAGGACCATACTTCTACAAAGCTAAATAA
- the thiD gene encoding bifunctional hydroxymethylpyrimidine kinase/phosphomethylpyrimidine kinase, which translates to MKVALTIAGSDCSGGAGIQADIKTMTANGVFAESVITALTAQNTTGVFGVFESSPEFVTQQLDAVFTDIYPDAVKIGMVSSAPIIKAIAEGLKKYEAKNIVIDPVMVSTSGSKLLQDDAISTLEEVLFPLATLLTPNIPEAEILSNIKINSAEDMTNAAEIIGKKYNAAVLLKGGHSINDANDLLYSDGEFKWFSGKRIDNPNTHGTGCTLSSAIASNLAKGMNLDEAVESAKAYISGALAAMLDLGKGSGPMNHAFAINGKY; encoded by the coding sequence ATGAAAGTTGCTTTAACAATAGCAGGAAGTGACTGCAGTGGTGGTGCAGGCATACAAGCCGATATTAAGACCATGACTGCAAACGGCGTATTTGCAGAATCTGTAATCACAGCACTTACTGCACAAAACACAACTGGGGTATTTGGGGTATTTGAATCTTCTCCAGAATTTGTTACTCAGCAATTAGATGCAGTATTCACAGACATTTACCCAGATGCTGTAAAAATAGGAATGGTATCCTCTGCTCCGATTATAAAAGCAATAGCAGAAGGATTAAAAAAATATGAAGCAAAAAATATTGTAATAGATCCAGTTATGGTATCTACTAGTGGTTCTAAACTACTTCAAGACGATGCAATCTCTACACTTGAGGAAGTTTTATTCCCTCTTGCAACACTTCTTACACCAAACATACCAGAAGCTGAGATACTATCAAACATTAAAATAAATTCTGCGGAAGATATGACAAATGCTGCAGAAATAATCGGTAAAAAATACAATGCCGCAGTCCTTTTAAAAGGAGGTCATAGCATAAATGATGCAAACGACCTACTATACTCTGACGGAGAATTTAAATGGTTCAGCGGAAAAAGAATCGACAACCCAAACACTCATGGAACAGGTTGTACTCTTTCTAGTGCAATAGCTTCAAACCTAGCAAAAGGAATGAATTTAGATGAAGCTGTTGAATCTGCAAAGGCTTATATTTCTGGTGCTTTAGCTGCAATGCTAGACCTTGGAAAAGGTAGTGGACCAATGAATCACGCATTTGCAATTAACGGTAAATATTAG
- the thiE gene encoding thiamine phosphate synthase, with product MLNLKSSNINGKDLQLYAITDRHWLNERTLAEQVRECLEGGATILQIREKNLPENEFLEEAKEIQALCKEFKIPFIVNDNINIAAEIKADGVHVGQEDMDAKKVRDMLGENAILGVSASTVEEALKAERDGADYLGVGAVFPTSTKGDADSVTFETLKEICETVSIPVVAIGGISADNLLKLKGSGIDGVSVISAIFASDDITAATKKLKELTEEL from the coding sequence GTGCTAAATTTGAAATCAAGTAATATAAATGGAAAAGATTTACAGTTATACGCTATAACTGACAGACATTGGTTAAATGAAAGAACTCTTGCTGAACAAGTAAGAGAATGTCTTGAAGGTGGGGCTACTATCCTTCAGATAAGAGAAAAAAATCTTCCAGAAAATGAATTTTTAGAAGAAGCAAAGGAAATTCAGGCTCTTTGCAAAGAATTTAAAATACCATTTATCGTAAATGATAATATAAATATCGCAGCTGAAATAAAAGCTGATGGTGTTCATGTTGGTCAGGAAGATATGGACGCTAAAAAAGTTAGAGATATGCTTGGAGAAAATGCAATTTTAGGTGTATCTGCATCTACAGTTGAGGAAGCTTTAAAAGCAGAAAGAGATGGAGCGGACTATCTTGGTGTTGGTGCAGTCTTCCCTACTTCTACTAAAGGAGATGCTGACAGCGTAACATTTGAAACATTAAAAGAAATATGTGAAACTGTATCAATCCCAGTAGTTGCAATAGGTGGAATAAGTGCAGATAATTTATTAAAACTAAAAGGCAGTGGAATAGATGGTGTTTCTGTAATAAGTGCTATATTTGCAAGCGACGATATAACTGCTGCCACTAAAAAACTTAAAGAACTAACTGAAGAATTATAA
- a CDS encoding O-acetyl-ADP-ribose deacetylase: MTIETVLGDITKQTDVEAIVNAANNSLLGGGGVDGAIHRAAGRELLAECRTLNGCETGEAKITSAYKLPCKYVIHTVGPIYRGGNSGEPQLLANAYKNSMKLALQNKIRTIAFPSISTGVYSYPLEEAAEIAVTTVNDFYMEHQNEFDCIRFVLFDSRTKQAYDNVIDRIILSSTYM; encoded by the coding sequence ATGACAATAGAAACAGTACTTGGAGATATAACAAAACAGACAGACGTAGAAGCAATCGTAAATGCAGCAAACAACAGCCTTTTAGGTGGTGGCGGTGTAGATGGGGCAATACATCGTGCAGCAGGACGAGAACTTTTAGCAGAATGTAGAACACTAAACGGATGTGAAACAGGGGAAGCAAAAATAACATCCGCGTATAAACTACCTTGCAAATACGTAATTCACACAGTTGGTCCAATATACAGAGGTGGGAACTCTGGCGAACCACAACTACTTGCAAATGCGTATAAAAACTCTATGAAACTAGCATTACAAAACAAAATTCGTACTATTGCATTTCCGTCAATCTCAACTGGAGTTTACAGCTATCCTTTAGAAGAAGCTGCAGAAATAGCAGTAACAACAGTAAATGACTTCTACATGGAACATCAAAATGAATTTGATTGCATAAGATTTGTATTGTTTGATTCTAGAACAAAACAAGCTTACGACAATGTAATAGATAGAATTATATTATCTTCTACATATATGTAA
- a CDS encoding folate family ECF transporter S component — protein sequence MNKITTKDLVMMSLLVAITIILSRFLSISTPIIKIGFSFVPLTIAGILYGAKYTMIIAVIADLIGVTLITGDFFPGFTVTTALVGLTYGKFLYNKPKAMKNIIICTIIVNLIELILNTGNIYLLSGYGFMATLPTRAFKAVLMVPIKAFVIYNLSYPIANMKSMVVNRRAV from the coding sequence ATGAATAAAATTACGACTAAAGACTTAGTTATGATGTCGCTTTTGGTTGCGATAACGATAATTTTATCAAGATTCCTATCAATATCTACTCCAATAATAAAGATAGGATTTAGTTTTGTTCCACTAACAATAGCGGGGATACTTTATGGAGCAAAATATACGATGATCATAGCAGTAATAGCCGATTTAATAGGGGTAACACTGATAACAGGGGATTTCTTCCCAGGATTTACAGTTACAACAGCATTAGTTGGACTAACTTACGGAAAATTCCTTTACAACAAACCAAAAGCTATGAAAAACATCATCATATGTACTATAATAGTAAACTTAATTGAACTAATTCTAAACACAGGTAATATATACCTACTTAGCGGATATGGTTTTATGGCTACATTACCAACAAGAGCTTTTAAAGCTGTTTTAATGGTGCCAATAAAGGCGTTTGTGATATACAACCTTTCATACCCTATTGCTAATATGAAAAGCATGGTAGTAAATAGAAGAGCTGTTTAA